The Priestia koreensis genomic interval TTGTTCTTTGAAAACTAGATAGCAAGAATGTTAAGGAAAACAAAGTGTAACACTTTTTGAAATAACCAATACGGTTAAGTTAGAAAGGGCGCACGGTGGATGCCTTGGCACTAGGAGCCGATGAAGGACGGGACTAACACCGATATGCTTCGGGGAGCTGTAAGTAAGCTTTGATCCGGAGATTTCCGAATGGGGAAACCCATCATTCGTAATGGAATGATATCTTCTTCTGAATACATAGGAAGTTGAAGGCAGACCCGGGGAACTGAAACATCTAAGTACCCGGAGGAAAGGAAAGCAAACGCGATTTCCTGAGTAGCGGCGAGCGAAACGGAATTAGCCCAAACCAAGAGGCTTGCCTCTTGGGGTTGTAGGACACTCTATACGGAGTTACAAAGGAACGAGGTAAATGAAGAGGTCTGGAAAGGCCCGTCAAAGAAGGTAACAACCCTGTAGTTGAAACCTCGTTCTCTCTTGAGTGGATCCTGAGTACGGCGGAACACGTGAAATTCCGTCGGAAGCAGGGAGGACCATCTCCCAAGGCTAAATACTTCCTAGTGACCGATAGTGAACCAGTACCGTGAGGGAAAGGTGAAAAGCACCCCGGAAGGGGAGTGAAAGAGATCCTGAAACCGTGTGCCTACAAGTAGTCAGAGCCCGTTAACGGGTGATGGCGTGCCTTTTGTAGAATGAACCGGCGAGTTACGATCCCATGCAAGGTTAAGTCGATGAGACGGAGCCGCAGCGAAAGCGAGTCTGAATAGGGCGATTTGAGTATGTGGTCGTAGACCCGAAACCAGGTGATCTACCCATGTCCAGGGTGAAGTTCAGGTAACACTGAATGGAGGCCCGAACCCACGCACGTTGAAAAGTGCGGGGATGAGGTGTGGGTAGCGGAGAAATTCCAATCGAACTTGGAGATAGCTGGTTCTCTCCGAAATAGCTTTAGGGCTAGCCTCAAGGTGAGAGTTTTGGAGGTAGAGCACTGATTGGACTAGGGGCCCCCAACGGGTTACCGAATTCAGTCAAACTCCGAATGCCAAAAACTTATCCTTGGGAGTCAGACTGCGAGTGATAAGATCCGTAGTCAAGAGGGAAACAGCCCAGACCACCAGCTAAGGTCCCAAAGTATACGTTAAGTGGAAAAGGATGTGGAGTTGCTTAGACAACCAGGATGTTGGCTTAGAAGCAGCCACCATTTAAAGAGTGCGTAATAGCTCACTGGTCGAGTGACTCTGCGCCGAAAATGTACCGGGGCTAAACGTATCACCGAAGCTGTGGATTGACATCTACGATGTCAGTGGTAGGAGAGCGTTCTAAGTGCTGTGAAGCTAGACCGTAAGGACTGGTGGAGCGCTTAGAAGTGAGAATGCCGGTATGAGTAGCGAAAGACAAGTGAGAATCTTGTCCACCGAATGCCTAAGGTTTCCTGAGGAAGGCTCGTCCGCTCAGGGTTAGTCGGGACCTAAGCCGAGGCCGAAAGGCGTAGGCGATGGCCAACAGGTTGATATTCCTGTACTACCTCCCCACCGTTTGAGCAATGGGGGGACGCAGGAGGATAGGGTAGGCGCACTGCTGGATATGTGCGTTCAAGCAGTAAGGCTGATGAGTAGGCAAATCCGCTCATCATGAAGGCTGAGCTGTGATGACGAGGGAATTATAGTACCGAAGCTCCTGATTTCACACTGCCAAGAAAAGCCTCTAGCGAGGTGGGAGGTACCCGTACCGCAAACCGACACAGGTAGGCGAGGAGAGAATCCTAAGGTGATCGAGAGAACTCTCGTTAAGGAACTCGGCAAAATGACCCCGTAACTTCGGGAGAAGGGGTGCTCTGTTAGGGTGCAAGCCCGAGAGAGCCGCAGTGAATAGGCCCAGGCGACTGTTTAGCAAAAACACAGGTCTCTGCGAAGCCGTAAGGCGAAGTATAGGGGCTGACACCTGCCCGGTGCTGGAAGGTTAAGAGGAGAGGTTAGCGCAAGCGAAGCTTTGAATCGAAGCCCCAGTAAACGGCGGCCGTAACTATAACGGTCCTAAGGTAGCGAAATTCCTTGTCGGGTAAGTTCCGACCCGCACGAAAGGTGTAACGATCTGGGCACTGTCTCAACGAGAGACTCGGTGAAATTATAGTACCTGTGAAGATGCAGGTTACCCGCGACAGGACGGAAAGACCCCGTGGAGCTTTACTGTAGCCTGATATTGAATTTTGGTACAGCTTGTACAGGATAGGTAGGAGCCTGAGAAGCCGGAGCGCTAGCTTCGGTGGAGGCGTCGGTGGGATACTACCCTGGCTGTATTGACATTCTAACCCACAGCCCTGATCGGGCTGGGAGACAGTGTCAGGTGGGCAGTTTGACTGGGGCGGTCGCCTCCTAAAGAGTAACGGAGGCGCCCAAAGGTTCCCTCAGAATGGTTGGAAATCATTCGTAGAGTGTAAAGGCACAAGGGAGCTTGACTGCGAGACCTACAAGTCGAGCAGGGACGAAAGTCGGGCTTAGTGATCCGGTGGTTCCGCATGGAAGGGCCATCGCTCAACGGATAAAAGCTACCCCGGGGATAACAGGCTTATCTCCCCCAAGAGTCCACATCGACGGGGAGGTTTGGCACCTCGATGTCGGCTCATCGCATCCTGGGGCTGTAGTCGGTCCCAAGGGTTGGGCTGTTCGCCCATTAAAGCGGTACGCGAGCTGGGTTCAGAACGTCGTGAGACAGTTCGGTCCCTATCCGTCGTGGGCGTAGGAAATTTGAGAGGAGCTGTCCTTAGTACGAGAGGACCGGGATGGACACACCGCTGGTGTACCAGTTGTCTTGCCAAAGGCATCGCTGGGTAGCTATGTGTGGACGGGATAAGTGCTGAAAGCATCTAAGCATGAAGCCCCCCTCAAGATGAGATTTCCCATAGCGCAAGCTAGTAAGATCCCTGAAAGACGATCAGGTAGATAGGTCTGAGGTGGAAGCGTGGCGACACGTGCAGCTGACAGATACTAATCGATCGAGGACTTAACCAAAATGCTTTTCCTTAACCATTGTTATCTAGTTTTGAAAGAATAACTTTCTTTCAAAAAACACTTGCATTTTTCGCAGAAAAGTGTATAATATATATGTCTGGTGATTATGGCAGAGAGGTCACACCCGTTCCCATACCGAACACGGAAGTTAAGCTCTCTAGCGCCGATGGTAGTTGGGGGTTTCCCCCTGTGAGAGTAGGACATCGCCAGGCGGTATATTCCACAGTAGCTCAGTGGTAGAGCTATCGGCTGTTAACCGATCGGTCGCAGGTTCGAGTCCTGCCTGTGGAGCCATTTGGAGAGCTGTCCGAGTGGCCGAAGGAGCACGATTGGAAATCGTGTAGGCGGTGAACGCCGTCTCAAGGGTTCAAATCCCTTGCTCTCCGCCATATTTGATGGCCCGTTGGTCAAGCGGTTAAGACACCGCCCTTTCACGGCGGTAACACGGGTTCGAATCCCGTACGGGTCACTTTATAAAGAATGCAACAATCGTTTCGGAGGATTAGCTCAGCTGGGAGAGCACCTGCCTTACAAGCAGGGGGTCGGCGGTTCGATCCCGTCATCCTCCACCATGACACTCTTATGTGTCACTCATATTATCGCGGGGTGGAGCAGTCTGGTAGCTCGTCGGGCTCATAACCCGAAGGTCGCAGGTTCAAATCCTGTCCCCGCAACCAAATATACATAATGGTCCCGTGGTGTAGCGGTTAACATGCCTGCCTGTCACGCAGGAGATCGCCGGTTCGATCCCGGTCGGGACCGCCATTTAATTCAATATAGTAAATCCTAATATGGCTTGGTAGCTCAGTTGGTAGAGCAAAGGACTGAAAATCCTTGTGTCGGCGGTTCGATTCCGTCCCAAGCCACCATTCTAACAAAGCCGGTGTAGCTCAACTGGTAGAGCAACTGACTTGTAATCAGTAGGTTGGGGGTTCAAGTCCTCTTGCCGGCACCAGTTAGATTTTGTGGAGGGGTAGCGAAGTGGCTAAACGCGGCGGACTGTAAATCCGCTCCCTCAGGGTTCGGCGGTTCGAATCCGTCCCCCTCCACCATTTATAGGGGCATAGTTTAACGGTAGAACAGAGGTCTCCAAAACCTCCGGTGTGGGTTCGATTCCTACTGCCCCTGCCAATTAATTTTTAAATTTTTCTTATAATGGCGGCTGTGGTGAAGTGGTTAACACACCAGATTGTGGCTCTGGCATTCGTGGGTTCGATTCCCATCAGTCGCCCCATATAATTTTATAAAATACGTCAAATGTGATATTGGGCTATAGCCAAGCGGTAAGGCAACGGACTTTGACTCCGTCATTCGTTGGTTCGAATCCAGCTAGCCCAGCCATTGCGGAAGTAGTTCAGTGGTAGAACACCACCTTGCCAAGGTGGGGGTCGCGGGTTCGAATCCCGTCTTCCGCTTTCATTTTTATTTGTCAAGGCGGCATAGCCAAGTGGTAAGGCCAAGGTCTGCAAAACCTTTACTCACCGGTTCGAATCCGGTTGCCGCCTCCATTTATCTGCCCTGCCGGGGTGGTGGAATTGGCAGACACACAGGACTTAAAATCCTGCGGTAGGTGACTACCGTGCCGGTTCAAGTCCGGCCCTCGGCACCATATATATTTCTTGCTTACGCCGGTGTGGCGGAATTGGCAGACGCGCACGACTCAAAATCGTGTTCCTTCTGGAGTGTCGGTTCGACCCCGACCACCGGTATCGAGAAATTTTCTCTAGTATCACTTAACATAATAATTGCGGGTGTAGTTTAATGGTAAAACCTCAGCCTTCCAAGCTGATGTCGTGAGTTCGATTCTCATCACCCGCTCCATACATAATTTTAATCACAACGCAGTGGTTCGTTTAACAAAACGGGTCATTGCGTTTTTTATTTTCACTGTTATCCAACGGAATTAAATAATTTAAATTTTCAGTTATAAATTAGAGGACTTTTCATCATTAATTAGAATACATATTTTTAGTGTAGGTAAATGGTCGTATACTACTTATCTATGCTTCAATATATTTTATTCTGTGGGGGAATAGCGGATGAGGGTTTTTAGTTTATTCAAGGCAGAAATGGGAGCATTAGTGGCAAAGAAAGGGCTGTTAATCTCTGTTATTGTTGCCTTGCTTGTGCCGGTCGTTTATGGGGGAATACTACTATCTCCAAATTGGGGACCATATGACAATTTGTCCAATTTGCCAGTAGCAGTAGTGAACAACGATCAGGGAGCAGAGACAGATGGAGAAACGATCAACGCAGGAAAGGATCTAGTTTCAAACTTGCAAGAGGAAAAGAATCTTGGATGGAAATTTGTTGATTCTGATGAAGCGAAAAGTGGTTTGAAAAGCTTGAAGTACTACATGGTCATTGAGATACCCAAGGATTTCTCTAAGAAGGTAACCTCTGTGCTTTCGACAGATCCTCAAAAGCCCGAATTGAAGTATGTACAGAATGAAGGATTAAACTTTATGGCAGCACAGGTAACCAAGAGTGCAACAGATCAGATTAGAGAAAAGCTCTCCAATCAGATTACTGAGAAGTATGTGAAGAACATGTTTGGCAGCTTGAAGGACGTATCTGACGGATTTCAGACGGCCGCTGACGGTTCGGTGAAACTGAATGGAGGAACCGCTGATTTATTCAAAGGTACGACCACACTTTTGGAATCGCTTACAAATAAATCGGGTGAAATTTCAAAGCTTGCTACGGGTACTAAGGAACTTGAAAAAGGAACCGGACAGATGTACCAGTCCTTATCTAGTAAGCAAAACGATATTACGAAATTAGCCAATGGTTCCGCAGAGCTCAACAATGGGCTTGAGCAAATGTTACAGTCATTGACCGCCAAGCAAGGAGATATAAAAAAGCTTGCTGACGGTACAAGTGAACTTGAAAAAGGAACTGACCAAATGCTACAGTCATTAACGGCCAAGCAGGAGGACATTAAACGCCTTGCTGACGGTTCACAGGCTCTTAAAAATGGAACAGGAGAGCTCTTAACTTCCCTAAAAGGAGGTTCAGAAAATATCAAAGCGTTAGCCTCAGGGTCTCAAGCTATAAACGAGGGAACAAAATTGCTGCTTAATTCTCTAAAAGAAAATCAGCAGGGTGTGAAGGATTTGGCATCTGGCTCGAAATTGCTGAGCGAAAAGGTACCGGAATTAAAAAAAGGGACCTCTGACGTTTTAAAAGGCTTGCAACAAACGCAAGGAGCCCTGAAAGAAAAAGTATTACCTGTAAGTCAGCAAGTTGCATCTGGAATTGGTGAGGTTGCCACGCAGTCGCAAGTGCTTGGAGATAATCTAAAACAATTATCCACCGATCTGCAGGTGTTTTTTAAAGCGCATCCTGAATTGCAGGGAGACCCTAGTTTCCAAAAGATTGTAGGGACAGGGAATGCTTTATCTGCTGCTGCAAATAATCCGGATAACAAAGCAAAGTTAGAAAGATTAAAACAAGGCGCGAATGGTATAGCTGCAGCGCTTACTGAACACGAAGTTCCTAGTGATTCATCAGTTGCAGATGGATTAAAAAAGCTAGTTCAAGGTCAAAAATCAATTGACGATGGTGTAGGGGCTTTGAATGAAAAAATCCCACAACTAGCAGCAGGGACTGAAAAAGTTGCAGCTGGTTGGAACACGATGGTAGATAAAGTTGGTGAACTTCAGTCAGGAACTGCAAAGATCGCAGCTGGAAATGACGTTGTAAATAAAGGCTGGGGGTCGATGGTGGACGGAGTTACAAAGCTTGATTCCGGAGCAGGGCTTGTCTCAACTGGTAATGCATCAGTTAATGAAGGATGGCAAACCTTAAAAGGGGCCACTGCTAAAATTCATGATGGTCAAGTTCAGGTGAGAGATGGAAATGCAGATGTTAACACTGGATGGAAGAAGCTTACGGATGGTACGATTAAGCTTCATGACGGATCTGGTCAAGTCAGTAATGGAAATGCAGACGTAGCCAAAGGATGGAAAGTGCTCACAGAAGGTGCTAACACAATCCATTTAGGAACGATGCAAGTAAGTGAGGGAAATGAAAAAGTAAACAATGGTTGGGGAGATTTAACTTCTGGTGTCACCCGCCTAAATGACGGTGCTCAAAAACTGAATGGTGGTTCATTTGAGCTTGCTTCTGGATTGAAAGATGGAGCAGCGAAAACAAGTAGTCTAAAAGCTCTTGATGAGAAAAATTACAATATGTTTGCTTCACCAGTGAAATTAAAAAGCGAAAAGATTTTTAATTTCCCACATTATCGTGATTCAACATCTCCTTATGTATTAACTCTTGCGTTATTTGTAGGCATTTTAATCATGTCGATGTTTATGAATTTTAAAAGACCACAGGACGTTTCAGCAGCCGCTTGGTTTGGTGCAAAATTTATGAACTTGTCTGTTTTCGCCATTGCACAAGCTCTGTTGCTTTCAATTGTTGCTATGGTGTTGGCAATAAATGTTGAAAACCCAGCAGGATTTGTACTATTCACTATTTTTGTAAGTATTGTATTCTCTGCAATTGTGAGTTTCTTTGCATCACTTGGCATCATCGGAAGATTTCTTGCCCTCGCATTCGTTGTACTTCAGCTTTCCATTACGGGTGCAAACTTGCCAATCGATATGCTCCCAGCTAACATGAGGGCTTTGAGCGAATTCCTTCCATTTACGTACAGTATTGCAGGCTTTAAATCTGTACTAAATTTAGATGCGCCAGGAGCAGCATTATACAACGCAAGTGTTCTCTGTATCTATCTTGCTGTATTTGCTCTTCTCGCATTTGTCGTGATCATGGTAAGCGGAAGACAATACAAGGTAGAAGAAAATGTACCAGGGGAATTCAGAGCATAAAAAGTAATGAAACAGAGCTTCTTATTATTTGAGATTTAAAAATGAATTAAATTCAGGATCATGTCCGTTTGAGCGTAGTACTTCATTCTAAATGAGTACTACGCTTTTATATTGTTTTTTATGATTTTCCCGCCCATACATTACATAGTGGTTCATTTGATAAAAAGGATCATGGTGGAGAGAGTTGCCATCAAAAAGGAAGAGACGTAGGAAGCCTTCAGCTCCCCACGTCTCTTTAGTCTACGATCTTATGTGTAGCTTCACCACCATGAATTTGGAGAAACATGTTTTCTAGAGAGGCCGTAAGCTTGTTTGCCTCACCTCTATCAATCGAAGGAGGTAAATAGAGAATTTGAATGGCGTCTGTTGTTGTATGGTCAACAGGTGATCGATTGGAATCGACATAAGGACTTCCAAAAGCACCAATTTCGTCACGAGAAATAATTTTATTGCTTAATGTAAGATCACGATTATTTAAACCAATATATGAATCACTCTCACCACCAATATCAATTACAACGTCGCCTTTTAGATTGTTAAGGTCATATATGCCAATTGGGATTTTGTATTGAAGCGAAAAAAAGTTATTAATGTCAACCGCAGAGTTAACGGTTGGTAGGTACGTTTGTTTTTGAATTCTACGGTATAGAGATTCTATAGAAGGACGATATTTGGATGGATCTGTACCTGACTGTTTAAATAGCTGTCTCCATTCAGCTATTTCTGGTACAGATGTAACGCTTTGGTCTTGAAGTTCAAAGAAAATAGATTCCTGGAATAAGCGTAAACGTCCTTGTATCATTTGTGGAGAAGTAGAAACGGTAATCCCTTGATATCGGATCACAGATACAATAAAATTAGGAATTAGTGTTTTAATATGATTAGTGAGTAAAATTTCCACTATTGAACATTCCTTTCTATTTTTAAAGATAAAGATACGAGTCTTTAAAAGGTAGTTAAGAGATATTATAAATGATTTAAAGAACGAAAACGAGGAAGGAGGTCGTAATATGAATATGTTGCAGTTGAAGCAGCAGATTATTGACTACAGTAAGGAAATTGGGATAGATAAGATTGGCTTTGCGAGTGCTTCTCCGTTTATTGAATTGAAAGATCGTCTGTATCAGCAGCAGGAACTAAATTATCAGTCAGGGTTTGAGGAACCGGATATCGAAAAGAGAACTACCCCGGAGCTATTAGTACCAAAAGCACGCTCTATTATTGCCATTGCACTGGCATACCCATCTAAAATGAAAGATGCACCTCGAAGTACAAAAAGTGAGCGAAGAGGTATTTTTTGTCGTGCTTCTTGGGGACGTGATTATCATGATGTATTAAGGGAGAAGCTAAAGTTGCTAGAAGAGTTTGTACAGGAAATCGCTCCTGATGTTATGACGAAGTCTATGGTAGACACAGGAGAACTTTCAGACCGAGCAGTAGCAGAAAGAGCGGGGATCGGCTGGAGCGCTAAGAATTGTTCGATCATTACCCCAGAGTTTGGTTCTTACGTTTATTTGGGGGAGATTGTAACGAACCTTCCACTTGAGCCTGACAGCCCGATAGAAGACCGCTGCGGCACGTGTAATAAATGCGTCGAAGCCTGTCCAACTGATGCACTAGTAACCGGAGGTCAATTGAATTCTAATCGATGCATAGCATTTCTAACACAAACGAAAGGAATGCTTGCCGAGGAATTTCGAGATAAATTAGGGAACCGCTTGTATGGCTGTGATACGTGTCAGACTGTTTGTCCAGAAAATAAAGGAAAAGATTTTCATCTTCATCCTGAAATGGAGCCTGACCCTGAAGTTGCGAAGCCACTGTTGAAGCCGTTGCTCACGATCAGTAATCGTGATTTTAAAGAAACATATGGGCATGTTTCAGGATCATGGAGAGGGAAAAAGCCTATTCAGCGTAACGCTATTATTGCATTGGCTCATTTTAAAGATGAAACAGCGGTGCCAGATCTGTTGAACCTTTTGAAGGATGATCCACGTCCTGTTATTAGAGGAACAGCTGCGTGGGCGTTAGCGAAAATTGCCCCTGCTCATATTGAGGAGAAATTACAGGAAGCGACGGTAAGGGAGAAAGATGAGGAAGTATTGCTTGAATTGGAAAAGGCGTTAGCACGCTTGGAACAATAATAAAGTGTTAAAAGACAAACGATTCATCATAGGTTATAAGAAAGCCTATGAAAGTGGTGAAGTCTTTTGCAAACGAAAAAAATTGTCCTTCATACGTTAGTTAAGTCACGTGCAGAAGGTTATGTAAATGGTAATCTGCACCGTGATTTTTCTCCTTTTATTGAAAAGCAGGTGGAACAAAAATGCAATCAGATGGCCAAGCGCGGGGCTGAAATTGTAAAGTGTTCGGCTAAGGGGTATATTGATCATATTTCGAATGAATATGAGGAAACCACCGTTTACTATCATGTTGAAGTGGAGTCACTTGTAAAACAGCGTAGCTTCTTTTATATAGAAGAAACCGTTGAAAAGCGTAAAGCTTTATTTTATAAAGACACGTTATTGAAAGATGAAGAGATTTATCCTTTTTCTACGTCATTCGATAGTGAAGAGATGGATCGCTATGATTTTGATGAGGATGAAGATCGTTCCTTTAATTACGATCGACGCGCAGCTGTTCAGTATGCGGAGAGATACTGGAATTCTCATAATCCCAGCTATACAAATTTTGATGTAAACTGCACGAATTACGTGTCACAGTGTTTGCGAGCTGGTACTGCTCCGATGAGAGGATATCCAAACAAGGGGCAAGGCTGGTGGATGCAGACGAAAAATTGGAGCTATAGCTGGACGGTAGCAAACTCTTTTTACTGGTATTTAAATTCCTCAAAGACAGGATTAAC includes:
- a CDS encoding YhgE/Pip domain-containing protein, which encodes MRVFSLFKAEMGALVAKKGLLISVIVALLVPVVYGGILLSPNWGPYDNLSNLPVAVVNNDQGAETDGETINAGKDLVSNLQEEKNLGWKFVDSDEAKSGLKSLKYYMVIEIPKDFSKKVTSVLSTDPQKPELKYVQNEGLNFMAAQVTKSATDQIREKLSNQITEKYVKNMFGSLKDVSDGFQTAADGSVKLNGGTADLFKGTTTLLESLTNKSGEISKLATGTKELEKGTGQMYQSLSSKQNDITKLANGSAELNNGLEQMLQSLTAKQGDIKKLADGTSELEKGTDQMLQSLTAKQEDIKRLADGSQALKNGTGELLTSLKGGSENIKALASGSQAINEGTKLLLNSLKENQQGVKDLASGSKLLSEKVPELKKGTSDVLKGLQQTQGALKEKVLPVSQQVASGIGEVATQSQVLGDNLKQLSTDLQVFFKAHPELQGDPSFQKIVGTGNALSAAANNPDNKAKLERLKQGANGIAAALTEHEVPSDSSVADGLKKLVQGQKSIDDGVGALNEKIPQLAAGTEKVAAGWNTMVDKVGELQSGTAKIAAGNDVVNKGWGSMVDGVTKLDSGAGLVSTGNASVNEGWQTLKGATAKIHDGQVQVRDGNADVNTGWKKLTDGTIKLHDGSGQVSNGNADVAKGWKVLTEGANTIHLGTMQVSEGNEKVNNGWGDLTSGVTRLNDGAQKLNGGSFELASGLKDGAAKTSSLKALDEKNYNMFASPVKLKSEKIFNFPHYRDSTSPYVLTLALFVGILIMSMFMNFKRPQDVSAAAWFGAKFMNLSVFAIAQALLLSIVAMVLAINVENPAGFVLFTIFVSIVFSAIVSFFASLGIIGRFLALAFVVLQLSITGANLPIDMLPANMRALSEFLPFTYSIAGFKSVLNLDAPGAALYNASVLCIYLAVFALLAFVVIMVSGRQYKVEENVPGEFRA
- a CDS encoding B3/B4 domain-containing protein — its product is MEILLTNHIKTLIPNFIVSVIRYQGITVSTSPQMIQGRLRLFQESIFFELQDQSVTSVPEIAEWRQLFKQSGTDPSKYRPSIESLYRRIQKQTYLPTVNSAVDINNFFSLQYKIPIGIYDLNNLKGDVVIDIGGESDSYIGLNNRDLTLSNKIISRDEIGAFGSPYVDSNRSPVDHTTTDAIQILYLPPSIDRGEANKLTASLENMFLQIHGGEATHKIVD
- the queG gene encoding tRNA epoxyqueuosine(34) reductase QueG, translating into MNMLQLKQQIIDYSKEIGIDKIGFASASPFIELKDRLYQQQELNYQSGFEEPDIEKRTTPELLVPKARSIIAIALAYPSKMKDAPRSTKSERRGIFCRASWGRDYHDVLREKLKLLEEFVQEIAPDVMTKSMVDTGELSDRAVAERAGIGWSAKNCSIITPEFGSYVYLGEIVTNLPLEPDSPIEDRCGTCNKCVEACPTDALVTGGQLNSNRCIAFLTQTKGMLAEEFRDKLGNRLYGCDTCQTVCPENKGKDFHLHPEMEPDPEVAKPLLKPLLTISNRDFKETYGHVSGSWRGKKPIQRNAIIALAHFKDETAVPDLLNLLKDDPRPVIRGTAAWALAKIAPAHIEEKLQEATVREKDEEVLLELEKALARLEQ
- a CDS encoding amidase domain-containing protein; protein product: MQTKKIVLHTLVKSRAEGYVNGNLHRDFSPFIEKQVEQKCNQMAKRGAEIVKCSAKGYIDHISNEYEETTVYYHVEVESLVKQRSFFYIEETVEKRKALFYKDTLLKDEEIYPFSTSFDSEEMDRYDFDEDEDRSFNYDRRAAVQYAERYWNSHNPSYTNFDVNCTNYVSQCLRAGTAPMRGYPNKGQGWWMQTKNWSYSWTVANSFYWYLNSSKTGLTATKKTGAKDLMIGDIICYDFQGDGRWDHSTIIVAKDDDGMPLVNANTYNSRMRYWAYEDSSAYTPNMKYGFFHING